The following are encoded together in the Streptomyces tsukubensis genome:
- a CDS encoding GntR family transcriptional regulator, which translates to MFHRAEGRTSHVAGRTENAPGRTGVETRRTAADGDGARAKAGQPLSVRAREAVRRRIVDGRYAQGARLVEREVAEELGVSRVPVREALRDLVAEGLLELLPHSGVRVRRLERADVEHLYEVWEPLAVQASRLAARRAAAGEAPGELRALGALLDRASDAAARDDGTHEVAAHTAFHEAVVALTGNPLLARTMDQLSGQLQLIFGLRAEPAHTRVQHEQMYRHIEAGDEETAAASTLLHVRDSRVAALRSLFGYGGGGGAGNGRVTASA; encoded by the coding sequence ATGTTCCACCGGGCCGAGGGAAGGACATCGCACGTGGCGGGCAGGACCGAGAACGCCCCTGGGCGCACGGGCGTGGAGACACGGCGGACGGCCGCCGACGGAGACGGGGCGCGCGCGAAAGCCGGGCAGCCGCTGAGTGTGCGGGCGCGCGAGGCGGTCAGGCGCCGGATCGTGGACGGCCGGTACGCGCAGGGCGCACGCCTGGTGGAACGCGAGGTCGCCGAGGAGCTCGGTGTGTCCCGAGTGCCGGTACGTGAGGCGCTGCGGGACCTGGTGGCCGAGGGGCTGCTCGAACTCCTGCCGCACAGCGGTGTCCGCGTACGCCGACTGGAACGCGCCGACGTCGAGCACCTCTACGAAGTGTGGGAACCCCTCGCGGTACAGGCTTCCCGCCTCGCCGCACGCAGGGCGGCGGCGGGTGAGGCGCCCGGGGAACTGCGGGCGCTGGGCGCGTTGCTCGACCGGGCCTCGGATGCGGCGGCCAGGGACGACGGCACCCACGAGGTGGCCGCGCACACGGCGTTCCACGAAGCGGTCGTGGCCCTCACGGGAAACCCGCTGCTGGCCAGAACGATGGACCAGCTCAGCGGCCAACTCCAACTCATCTTCGGCCTACGCGCCGAGCCCGCGCACACCCGAGTACAACACGAGCAGATGTACCGGCACATCGAGGCGGGCGACGAGGAGACGGCAGCGGCGAGCACCCTGCTGCACGTACGGGACAGCCGGGTGGCGGCGCTGCGTTCACTGTTCGGATACGGGGGTGGGGGTGGGGCCGGGAACGGAAGGGTTACGGCGTCTGCTTGA
- a CDS encoding VOC family protein, with protein sequence MDILGTTLRICVEDLEAMVPFYERLAGTRALRFERGGVSVAAVGCFLLMSGPPQELDVLRKVAATIAVKDVDEAAEVLQSSGARIIAGPLPSPAGRNLIALHPDGSVFEYADRRGVA encoded by the coding sequence ATGGACATCCTGGGCACCACGCTGCGTATCTGCGTCGAGGACCTGGAAGCTATGGTCCCGTTCTACGAGCGGCTGGCCGGTACTCGCGCGCTCCGGTTCGAGCGTGGCGGGGTCTCGGTCGCCGCGGTCGGCTGCTTCTTGTTGATGAGCGGCCCTCCGCAGGAACTGGACGTACTTCGCAAGGTCGCCGCGACCATTGCCGTGAAAGACGTCGACGAGGCGGCAGAGGTGCTCCAGTCCTCCGGCGCGAGAATCATCGCCGGGCCGCTGCCGTCCCCCGCGGGCCGCAATCTGATCGCGCTCCACCCGGACGGGTCGGTCTTCGAGTACGCGGACCGCCGAGGCGTCGCCTGA